The sequence CGCGCACCTCGTCGAAGGGGACCTGGAGCCTGGTACCGAGATCGGGATGAAGGTAGACCAGACCCTGTGCCAAGACGCCACCGGCACCATGGTGATGCTGGAGCTGGAGGCGATGGGACTGGAGAGGATCCGCACCGAACTGTCGGTGCAGTATGTGGACCACAACCTGCTCCAGACCGATGAGAAGAACTCCGATGACCACCTGTTCCTGCACTCTGCCGCGCAGCGGTTCGGGCTCTGGTTCTCCCCGGCCGGCAATGGCGTCTCGCATCCCGTTCATCAGGCCCACTTCGGGCGTCCGGGGGCAACGTTGATCGGCTCGGACTCCCACACGTGTGCCGCCGGTGCCCTGGGGATGCTCGCGATCGGCGTGGGCGGCCTCGAGGTGGCCATGGCCATGGCCGGCCAGCCGTTGTACGTGGCGCTGCCGGAGGTCTGGGGCGTGGAGTTGACCGGCACGTTGTCGGACTGGGTCTCGGCCAAGGACGTGGTGCTGGAGATGCTGCGCCGCCACGGCGTCAGCGGGGGCGTGGGCCGCATCATCGAATACCACGGCGAGGGACTGCGGCACCTCACGGCGATGGACCGGCACGTGATCGCGAACATGGGCGCCGAGCTCGGGGCCACCGCCACAGTCTTTCCAGCCGACGACGTGGTCCGCGACTACCTGGAGGCCGTCGGCCGAGGTCCAGACTTCGAACGGTGGGAGGCCGACGAGGGAGCCGACTACGACCTCACCGAGCACATCGACCTCTCGTCGCTGGAACCACTGATTGCCCGTCCCTCCTCGCCCGGCAACGTGGTACCCGTCGCCGAGGTGCAAGACGAGGAGGTCTACCAGGTGGTCATCGGCTCCTCGGCGAACCCGGGGCTGAGGGATTTCGCGGTGGTCGCCGAGATCCTTGCCGGCCGGCGGGCCCACCAGCGGGTCTCCGTGGATGTGAACCCCACCTCGCGTGAGGTGCTGGCCGACCTCATCACCGGCGGCTGGCTGACACAGCTGGTCTCGGCCGGCGCCCGGATCCACCAATCAGGATGCATGGGGTGCATCGGCATGGGGCAAGCCCCCGCCAGCGGACGGAACTCGCTGCGCACCATGCCACGGAACTTCCCCGGCCGCTCCGGCACCGAGGAGGACGCCGTATGGCTGTGCTCTCCGGAAACGGCGGCGGCCGCCGCGCTGACGGGCCGCATCACGGACCCACGCACCCTCGCTGATTCCCTGGGCATCACCTTCCCGCGGCCGAAGATGCCCGAACGGTTCGCGGTGATGGACGAGATGCTGCTCCCCCCGCTGCGGCCAGAGGAGGCGGCACGGGTGGACCTCGTCAAGGGGCCGAACATCTCCTCCCTGCCGGACTTCGACCCCCTCGAGGACCGTCTGGCCGCGCCCGTGGTCCTGGTGATGGGGGACGACGTCTCGACCGACGAGATCATGCCGGCCGGATCACGGGTGCTGCCCTACCGCTCGAACATCCCGAAGATCTCAGAGTTCACCTTCACCCGCCTTGACCCCGAATACCCGGCGAACGCCGCTGCAGCCGGTGCGCACGTGGTGGTGGCCGGAAAGAACTACGGCCAGGGCTCGTCTCGGGAGCATGCGGTGATCGCGCCGCGATACCTGGGACTGAAGGCCGTGATCGCGCAGTCCTTCGCTCGGATCCACTGGCAGAATCTCGCGAACTTCGGGATCCTCCCCCTGGAGTTCGAGGACCCTGCCGACCTCGAGAACGTCTCGCGGAGGGACACGGTGGTCATCGAGGGCATCCACGAGGCATTGCGCCGAGGCCATTCGGTGGCCGCGAGCATCGGAGGTCGCGAGGTAGCGCTGCGCCACCGGTTGTCGGACCGGCAAGTGAAGATGGTGTTGGCCGGCGGGCGTATCCCGCTGGCGGCACAGGAGGCGTGAACAGGTCATGAGGTGGGCGCACCGCGGGTCAGTTAGCATCGAGCGGTGAACTTCGCCGCCTACGGGCACTTGCTGCGGGACGTGCGCATCCGCCGTGTCCTGGGCGTGGGCTTCATCGCCCGATTCCCCAATGCGGCCACGGGCATCATCCTGACCCTGCACGTGGCCGTGACGATGGACCTGGGCTACGGGGCGGCTGGCCTGGCCGTGGCTGCCATGACGCTGGGCATGGCCGTGGGCTCACCGTGGCGCGGCCGGCTGGTGGACCGGCTCGGACTGCGCCGGGCCCTGGTGCCCTCCGTGGTCACGCTGGGGGCGGTGTGGACGGCCGTGCCCTTCCTGCCGTTCCCCTGGCTGCTGTTCGGCGCCTTCCTCGGTGGACTGTTCGCCCTGCCCGTCTTCTCTGTGGTGCGTCAGTCCATCGGCGTGCTCACCCACGGTGCGCGGCGCGAGACCGCGTTCGCCCTGGACTCGATCATCACCGAGACCATCTTCATGGTCGGCCCCGCGCTGGGTGCCGTGGTCGCCACCAGTTGGTCGAGTGCCTGGGGGTTGGCGATCATCGGCTGGTCCGCCGTGGCCGCCGGGCTGTACCTGATGTGGTTCAACCCGCCCACGCGCTCCTCCCAGCTCGGGACCTTCCTGGCCCGGCCCGGCACCGAGCGCGAATACTCTGCCGAGGAGGACCTGCGGCGGGCCGTGGACGGCTCGGTGCAGGGAGCGCCGGCGCACCTGGACCTCACGGCCACCGAGCTGACCACGGGCGCCTTGCCCATGGTCCGCTCCGCACCCCCCTACGACGCCGGCCCGCACCCGGATTCCCGTCCGCACCCGAATGCCAACCCGGGTTCCGACCCCGGTTCCCGCCCTGACTCGCAGGCCGCGGTCCGGCGCGGGCCACTGGTCCGGCTGCGCACCTCCTTCGGCTGGCTCAGCGGCACCGCGCTCGCGGTGCTGGCCGTGTCCCTGGGCTCCGGGATGCTGATGTCCGGCACCGAGGTGGCGATCGTCGCGGAACTGGAACGCTCCGGCCAGGCCGCCCAGGCCGGCGTCGTGATCGCGTTCTGGTGCGGGGCCTCGGCGGCCGGTGGCATTCTCTACGGAGCCATGGGCCGGCGGATCTCCCCGTTGCTGCTGCTCTCACTCTTCGCGCTCGGTACGCTGCCGATGGCGTTCGTGGACGGCATGTGGGCGCTCGCGGTGGTCTCCCTCATCTCGGGGCTGTTCACGGCCCCGACCCTCGCGGCCGCCTCCGCCTTGATGTCCACCGTGGTGACCGAGGAGCGGCGCGGTGAGGCCCTGGGCTACTACGGTTCGGCCATGACTGCCGGCGCCGCGCTGGGCGCCCCGGTCTCCGGTGCCTTCATCGACGGTATCTCGCCCGAGGCCGGGTACCTGTTCGCCGGGCTGATCGCCCTGGCCATGGTGGGGCTGGCGCTACTGGCCCGGACCATCGTGCGGTGGCGCCGATCCCGGCGCTGATCCGCTTCGGAACGGTACGGCCGGCTTCAGTCTGAGACGCGCTCCAGCGTGGCGAGCGTGCGTGACAGGACCAGGTCCGTGGCTGCGGGGTCGAAGTCCGAATGTCCATGCTCGGTGAACAAGTGCTGATCGCCCGGGTACTCATAGAGCTCGGCCACGTCGCCGGCCAGTCGCCAGGCCACCGGCAGGTCATCCTCACCCCACGGGTCGCTGCTCTTCAAATGCAAGTCCAGCGCGACGCCGGCCGGCCAGTGCGGTGCGAAATGGTCCACCGGCAGCGCCGCGGAGATGGCGATGCAGGCGCGGGCTGACGGCCGCGTCTGGGTGAGCCGGTAGGCGGGCAGGGCGCCCAGGGAGATGCCGAGGAAACCTGTGGCCTCCGGGTGGGTGGCGGCCGCCTCGTCCGCCCGCTGCAGGATGCCGTCCACCCCCACGTCCTGCTCGGCGTGAGCCACCCCGTCCTCGAGCGTGCC comes from Citricoccus muralis and encodes:
- a CDS encoding aconitate hydratase, which codes for MALNVAQKLIAAHLVEGDLEPGTEIGMKVDQTLCQDATGTMVMLELEAMGLERIRTELSVQYVDHNLLQTDEKNSDDHLFLHSAAQRFGLWFSPAGNGVSHPVHQAHFGRPGATLIGSDSHTCAAGALGMLAIGVGGLEVAMAMAGQPLYVALPEVWGVELTGTLSDWVSAKDVVLEMLRRHGVSGGVGRIIEYHGEGLRHLTAMDRHVIANMGAELGATATVFPADDVVRDYLEAVGRGPDFERWEADEGADYDLTEHIDLSSLEPLIARPSSPGNVVPVAEVQDEEVYQVVIGSSANPGLRDFAVVAEILAGRRAHQRVSVDVNPTSREVLADLITGGWLTQLVSAGARIHQSGCMGCIGMGQAPASGRNSLRTMPRNFPGRSGTEEDAVWLCSPETAAAAALTGRITDPRTLADSLGITFPRPKMPERFAVMDEMLLPPLRPEEAARVDLVKGPNISSLPDFDPLEDRLAAPVVLVMGDDVSTDEIMPAGSRVLPYRSNIPKISEFTFTRLDPEYPANAAAAGAHVVVAGKNYGQGSSREHAVIAPRYLGLKAVIAQSFARIHWQNLANFGILPLEFEDPADLENVSRRDTVVIEGIHEALRRGHSVAASIGGREVALRHRLSDRQVKMVLAGGRIPLAAQEA
- a CDS encoding MFS transporter, whose protein sequence is MNFAAYGHLLRDVRIRRVLGVGFIARFPNAATGIILTLHVAVTMDLGYGAAGLAVAAMTLGMAVGSPWRGRLVDRLGLRRALVPSVVTLGAVWTAVPFLPFPWLLFGAFLGGLFALPVFSVVRQSIGVLTHGARRETAFALDSIITETIFMVGPALGAVVATSWSSAWGLAIIGWSAVAAGLYLMWFNPPTRSSQLGTFLARPGTEREYSAEEDLRRAVDGSVQGAPAHLDLTATELTTGALPMVRSAPPYDAGPHPDSRPHPNANPGSDPGSRPDSQAAVRRGPLVRLRTSFGWLSGTALAVLAVSLGSGMLMSGTEVAIVAELERSGQAAQAGVVIAFWCGASAAGGILYGAMGRRISPLLLLSLFALGTLPMAFVDGMWALAVVSLISGLFTAPTLAAASALMSTVVTEERRGEALGYYGSAMTAGAALGAPVSGAFIDGISPEAGYLFAGLIALAMVGLALLARTIVRWRRSRR
- a CDS encoding dienelactone hydrolase family protein, which translates into the protein MTEILLFHHALGLTDGVRWLAGRLADAGHTVHTPDLFAGRTFGTLEDGVAHAEQDVGVDGILQRADEAAATHPEATGFLGISLGALPAYRLTQTRPSARACIAISAALPVDHFAPHWPAGVALDLHLKSSDPWGEDDLPVAWRLAGDVAELYEYPGDQHLFTEHGHSDFDPAATDLVLSRTLATLERVSD